One part of the Enterococcus sp. DIV1094 genome encodes these proteins:
- a CDS encoding type II toxin-antitoxin system PemK/MazF family toxin, with the protein MVKRGDIYFADLSPVVGSEQGGTRPVLVIQNNLGNHFSPTVIVAAITAKMAKPKLPTHIGIKATGTGIERDSVILLEQIRTIDKSRLKEKVCHLERSIMLDVDRALKISIGIEALVPVSK; encoded by the coding sequence ATGGTAAAAAGAGGAGATATTTATTTTGCTGATCTTTCTCCGGTGGTAGGATCAGAACAAGGTGGGACAAGACCAGTCTTAGTGATTCAGAACAACTTAGGGAATCATTTCAGTCCAACGGTCATCGTGGCAGCAATCACTGCGAAAATGGCGAAACCTAAATTGCCCACACATATAGGAATCAAAGCGACCGGAACCGGAATTGAAAGAGACTCAGTCATTTTACTTGAACAAATCAGAACGATCGATAAATCCAGATTAAAAGAAAAGGTCTGTCATTTAGAACGATCGATCATGTTAGACGTGGATCGTGCATTGAAAATCAGTATTGGAATCGAAGCACTTGTCCCAGTTTCAAAATAA